The following coding sequences are from one Shewanella putrefaciens window:
- a CDS encoding TIGR03503 family protein, whose amino-acid sequence MTISLPTPLFNTVLMLGTLLLGSNAWAANPPAPGKSSTPMIKVVPLETASELKNRFRVDHMVSSMTLLIEREYGSAPVVIVLPDGSKWYANRHPETVKWVDGITGDIIHIESPPVGPWQLLGKVVLTSTIKKISKLEIEVQALPQPLFQGEQIKIIAQLMGDAERVRMPGLDYLVEWTAHFVSKHRAGDENFAVGDIIVGSYKDNGESFDEKPDDGIFTSNINIKQPWGEYDFVVKARNNVFERQVSFPFKLSPRPINAEVIIPDDPLTGPWKIMLHADSSVLQLAETHFSFELVGPAGLQLPIILNGLTEPDTELPLPPVSEFGSYRIKGFVATTTVTGREIVIDLPELFFNLVQPPEPPPSAEELAAVAAQQAAEEEALAKKDAIFWIITINAVLLVLGIVALVVWRKRQSLAQALAAAEQRLLDEATENKSAMPSFDEIDLTMPDEFDSKER is encoded by the coding sequence ATGACGATTTCGCTTCCTACGCCCCTATTCAACACTGTTTTAATGCTCGGCACTTTATTGCTTGGCTCCAACGCTTGGGCTGCTAACCCGCCAGCACCGGGGAAGTCTTCAACACCGATGATTAAAGTGGTGCCATTAGAAACGGCATCTGAGCTTAAAAATCGCTTTAGAGTCGACCATATGGTTAGCAGTATGACGCTATTGATTGAGCGTGAGTATGGTTCAGCGCCTGTGGTCATAGTGTTGCCAGATGGCAGTAAATGGTATGCCAATCGTCATCCTGAGACGGTAAAATGGGTTGATGGTATTACAGGTGACATCATTCATATTGAATCTCCGCCAGTGGGCCCATGGCAACTGTTGGGGAAAGTGGTGCTGACTTCAACCATTAAGAAAATCTCCAAGCTTGAAATTGAAGTGCAAGCACTGCCGCAGCCGCTATTTCAAGGCGAACAAATTAAGATCATTGCTCAACTGATGGGTGATGCCGAGCGTGTTCGTATGCCTGGTTTAGATTATTTAGTGGAATGGACAGCGCATTTTGTGAGTAAGCATCGTGCAGGTGATGAAAACTTTGCCGTTGGGGATATTATTGTTGGTTCCTATAAAGATAACGGTGAGAGTTTTGATGAAAAGCCTGACGATGGCATTTTCACCAGTAATATCAATATTAAGCAACCATGGGGAGAATATGATTTTGTGGTTAAAGCACGTAATAACGTGTTTGAGCGCCAAGTGTCATTTCCTTTTAAGCTGTCGCCACGACCGATTAATGCCGAAGTGATCATTCCTGATGATCCTTTAACGGGTCCATGGAAAATTATGCTTCATGCCGATAGCAGTGTCCTACAGTTGGCAGAGACACACTTTTCATTTGAATTAGTGGGGCCTGCGGGGTTGCAGCTTCCCATTATACTCAACGGGTTAACAGAGCCTGATACTGAGTTGCCATTACCGCCAGTGTCTGAATTTGGTAGTTACCGCATTAAAGGTTTTGTGGCGACAACCACAGTAACAGGGCGGGAGATAGTGATTGATCTACCAGAACTCTTTTTCAATTTAGTTCAGCCGCCAGAACCTCCCCCGAGTGCTGAAGAACTTGCGGCTGTGGCGGCACAACAAGCGGCAGAAGAAGAAGCTCTTGCAAAAAAGGATGCCATCTTTTGGATTATTACCATTAATGCAGTCTTACTGGTTTTAGGAATTGTGGCATTGGTTGTATGGCGTAAACGTCAAAGCCTTGCTCAAGCACTGGCCGCCGCAGAGCAGCGTCTTTTAGATGAAGCAACGGAGAATAAATCAGCGATGCCATCCTTCGATGAAATTGATCTTACTATGCCTGATGAATTTGATAGTAAGGAGCGTTAG
- a CDS encoding OmpA family protein: protein MKMPKASSVFPLRFSRQLLSYSLLLTTVAACSSAPKMAEGISDIRAELNTLQAKNELAILAPAAISQAEEAVRAAEQPVKNEQLSQHLVFVADRKVNIALAQAQSRFAEDQQKVLAKNRDDARLDARTTEANQAHQDARLARADAADARQESDDAQAQLALLNARESERGWVVTLGDVLFDTGKANLKSSTSQHLTNLATFLGKYPQRGAIIEGYTDSVGTEEYNLGLSERRADSVSNFLQAQGVQSSRLSSQGKGESFPVANNESASGRQQNRRVEVIITNAPQAQR, encoded by the coding sequence ATGAAAATGCCTAAAGCTTCGTCGGTTTTCCCCTTGCGTTTTAGCCGTCAATTGCTGTCATATAGCCTGCTGCTGACCACAGTAGCAGCCTGCAGCAGCGCACCTAAGATGGCTGAAGGCATCAGCGATATACGTGCAGAACTTAACACTCTGCAAGCAAAGAATGAGCTGGCAATCCTCGCTCCTGCTGCAATCAGTCAAGCCGAAGAAGCGGTACGTGCCGCTGAGCAACCAGTAAAAAACGAGCAACTATCACAACATCTCGTGTTTGTTGCCGACCGAAAAGTCAACATTGCCTTAGCCCAAGCGCAAAGTCGCTTTGCAGAGGATCAGCAAAAGGTTCTCGCAAAAAACCGTGATGATGCCAGACTCGATGCAAGGACAACAGAGGCCAATCAAGCGCATCAGGATGCGCGCCTAGCCCGTGCTGATGCTGCAGATGCTCGCCAAGAAAGCGATGATGCACAAGCACAGCTTGCTCTACTTAATGCCCGTGAGTCAGAACGTGGTTGGGTTGTGACCTTGGGCGATGTCTTATTCGATACTGGAAAAGCCAATCTTAAGTCATCGACGAGTCAGCATCTCACAAACCTAGCAACCTTTCTGGGTAAATATCCACAACGTGGCGCCATCATTGAAGGGTATACCGATAGCGTAGGTACTGAGGAGTACAACCTTGGCCTATCGGAGCGAAGGGCTGATAGTGTTAGCAATTTTCTGCAGGCACAAGGAGTTCAATCCAGTCGACTCAGCAGCCAAGGTAAAGGTGAAAGCTTCCCAGTTGCAAATAATGAGTCCGCTAGTGGTCGCCAGCAAAACCGTAGAGTTGAAGTGATTATTACCAACGCACCACAGGCACAACGATAA
- a CDS encoding DUF4398 domain-containing protein, producing the protein MNIKKNQQPQPLSISLLRAKHFLLAGFIAIAISGCSSSPLAKTAEMERAERTIARVEQARAGQYASNELAQARQKLQAANSALLKKDTVNADRYAIEASLDAELALARAELAQANSVNDEMKNNISILQQEMLRRTKGIQQ; encoded by the coding sequence ATGAACATCAAAAAAAATCAACAACCACAACCGTTATCAATCAGTCTGCTACGAGCAAAGCACTTTTTATTAGCAGGCTTCATTGCTATAGCGATTAGCGGCTGCAGTTCATCCCCTTTGGCTAAAACGGCAGAAATGGAACGTGCAGAACGAACCATTGCTCGTGTCGAACAAGCAAGAGCGGGTCAATATGCATCAAATGAACTTGCACAGGCTAGGCAGAAACTGCAAGCCGCAAACAGTGCATTGTTAAAAAAGGATACCGTCAACGCCGATCGTTATGCCATTGAGGCAAGCCTTGACGCAGAGCTTGCGCTAGCCCGTGCTGAACTGGCACAAGCCAACAGCGTCAATGATGAAATGAAAAACAACATCAGCATTCTGCAACAAGAAATGTTGCGCCGCACAAAAGGAATTCAGCAATGA